The following coding sequences are from one Humulus lupulus chromosome X, drHumLupu1.1, whole genome shotgun sequence window:
- the LOC133807031 gene encoding uncharacterized protein LOC133807031 isoform X2 produces MIKQEKLPEKLETVGAFQKLPMVMQSFDILYSAIKKAKRVSSTKGIANIAKRERNSGAKQLDALMKELAAPLRTYMESFPKRHTIHPYERSLIKLTLGDGNYHYIISRIIVIRSILRCISLAQY; encoded by the exons GAAAAATTACCAGAGAAGCTTGAAACAGTTGGTGCATTTCAAAAGCTGCCCATGGTGATGCAATCTTTTGATATTCTTTACTCAGCAATAAAGAAGGCCAAGAGAGTTTCTTCAACTAAGG GCATTGCCAACATTGCAAAGCGAGAGAGAAATAGCGGTGCAAAGCAGCTTGATGCGCTGATGAAA GAATTGGCAGCTCCTTTGAGGACTTACATGGAGAGTTTTCCAAAGAGACATACTATTCATCCATATGAGCGATCTCTTATTAAATTGACTCTTGGAGATGGAAATTATCATTATATTATATCAAGAATTATTGTTATAAG gtctatattgagatgcatttctttggcgcaatactag
- the LOC133806534 gene encoding uncharacterized protein LOC133806534, producing MRTLNFNFPPLLSFSLFLFLSYSRNVQPAACDHHHHLSLLTLSLSLSLSSTPSPCLILLLSCTNGRPHKRRVEGVTDERQRSKGAHEPKVVEDGRRRVQGSRTEGSKGWRCVSWWLISLAQEHIRKVFWGIKRLMTSNFVRQVAGCCFTNKEGDAHIPNYPNLPPQLICQLHIVTMHGWIKLLKDTVLQF from the exons ATGAGG ACTCTAAATTTTAATTTCCCCCCACTATTATCTTTTTccctcttcctctttctttcttaCAGCCGAAACGTTCAACCAGCCGCGTGCGACCATCACCACCACCTCTCACTCCTTACCCTCTCCCTTTCTCTCAGCCTTTCATCCACTCCCTCTCCATGTCTTATTCTTCTCCTCTCTTGCACGAATGGCAGGCCTCACAAACGAAGGGTCGAAGGGGTGACTGATGAACGACAGAGGTCAAAGGGGGCTCACGAACCAAAGGTAGTGGAGGACGGACGACGGCGAGTCCAAGGGTCACGAACCGAAGGGTCGAAGG GGTGGAGGTGTGTCTCATGGTGGCTCATTAGTTTGGCTCAGGAGCATATTCGCAAG GTCTTCTGGGGAATCAAGAGACTTATGACTTCAAATTTTGTGAG ACAAGTTGCAGGTTGCTGCTTCACTAACAAGGAAGGTGATGCTCATATACCCAATTACCCCAACTTGCCACCACAGTTAATTTGTCAGCTTCACATTGTGACTATGCAT GGCTGGATTAAATTACTAAAAGATACGGTGTTGCAATTTTAA
- the LOC133807031 gene encoding uncharacterized protein LOC133807031 isoform X1 — protein sequence MIKQVSSLEKLPEKLETVGAFQKLPMVMQSFDILYSAIKKAKRVSSTKGIANIAKRERNSGAKQLDALMKELAAPLRTYMESFPKRHTIHPYERSLIKLTLGDGNYHYIISRIIVIRSILRCISLAQY from the exons GAAAAATTACCAGAGAAGCTTGAAACAGTTGGTGCATTTCAAAAGCTGCCCATGGTGATGCAATCTTTTGATATTCTTTACTCAGCAATAAAGAAGGCCAAGAGAGTTTCTTCAACTAAGG GCATTGCCAACATTGCAAAGCGAGAGAGAAATAGCGGTGCAAAGCAGCTTGATGCGCTGATGAAA GAATTGGCAGCTCCTTTGAGGACTTACATGGAGAGTTTTCCAAAGAGACATACTATTCATCCATATGAGCGATCTCTTATTAAATTGACTCTTGGAGATGGAAATTATCATTATATTATATCAAGAATTATTGTTATAAG gtctatattgagatgcatttctttggcgcaatactag
- the LOC133807031 gene encoding uncharacterized protein LOC133807031 isoform X3 produces the protein MVMQSFDILYSAIKKAKRVSSTKGIANIAKRERNSGAKQLDALMKELAAPLRTYMESFPKRHTIHPYERSLIKLTLGDGNYHYIISRIIVIRSILRCISLAQY, from the exons ATGGTGATGCAATCTTTTGATATTCTTTACTCAGCAATAAAGAAGGCCAAGAGAGTTTCTTCAACTAAGG GCATTGCCAACATTGCAAAGCGAGAGAGAAATAGCGGTGCAAAGCAGCTTGATGCGCTGATGAAA GAATTGGCAGCTCCTTTGAGGACTTACATGGAGAGTTTTCCAAAGAGACATACTATTCATCCATATGAGCGATCTCTTATTAAATTGACTCTTGGAGATGGAAATTATCATTATATTATATCAAGAATTATTGTTATAAG gtctatattgagatgcatttctttggcgcaatactag